The window TGATCTTGTTGAAATAATTCCGGCCAATATTTTTTCATTTTTTACAGACATTCAGATCCAAGAAGTCGATCTTGTTAAAGCTTCCCAAGCTCAATTACAAAAGCTATTCAGATATATAGACGGTGTCGAAGAAAAAAGACGTTTTGCTCTTATGTCTTCTGATCAGGTTCAAGCCATTTTAAGTAAGCTAGATGAGTATAGTTTGAAGCTCATCTCTGATGAACAGCTAAAAAAACTGGATTTAACGGTTTTATCTGGAAAACGCTTAGCTAAGTTATTTTGTTACATTGATGGTAAGGAAGAAAAAAGACGTTTTGCTCTTATGTCTTCTGATCAGGTTCAAGCCATTTTGAGTAAGCTAGATGAGTATAGTTTAAAGCTCATCTCTGATGAACAGCTAAAAAAACTGGATTTAACGGTTTTATCTGGAAAACGCTTAGCTAAGTTATTTTGTTACATTGATGGTAAGGAAGAGAAAAGACGTTTCGCACTTATTTCTTCAGATCAAGTAAACGACATTCTGAGTATGCTGGATGACTATATTTTGAATCTAATCTCTGATGAACAATTTAAAGATTTGGAAATTTCTAAATTATCCATTGAACAGGTTAATGCATTATTACCAACTTGGTCAAAGGATGCGATACGCGAAGAATGGAAGGAGAAATCTTTTAGTTATTCTTCAACTTACATAAATGGTAAACATACTGTGAGTGAGCAATTTGGCATTTCTGAAAAAGAAATTGAAAAAATTAGTTTAGAAAGAAAGAATGCTAATATCGCTAGATTTAAGATTTTAAGTCCCACCCAAATTAATAGTATCAGATACAAATTGACGCAGGATAATCTTGAATTAATCGATTTACTAGAGGCAGCTCTCCCCAAATAACAAGCTTACCAATCCCGTTGGCAAGTATTCTAAAAAGTCCACTCCTTGACTTGCAAAGTTTTGGAGTGGACATCTGCTAAATATTAATTGCAGTCCTATCTCTTACTGTCAGTTATTTTCGTCACTTTATCAAGAAGGCTGAAAATAGTTTTTTTCAGCCTCCGCCAATTCCTTGACAATTACAATTTTGTTATTGATAGTGCATTGCAGGAGAAATAAACTATGAAGATTAAATTTATTATTTTCGCTTTAATAAGTGCTACAGTCAGCCTGTTTGGCGATCCAACTTCACCTTATCGATGCAAAATGTCGGGAAACGAACTAGAGGCAGACATCATAGTAGTTGGTGGTGGAGCGGCAGGTTGCGTATTGATGAGCGAACTATCAGAGAATGGTCTTTTTTCAGTAATAGGAATAGAGGGGGGACCAAATTTAACAAATGATCCGGCAATAGAAGCTGTGGGTCTCCCAGCATTCCTATTGGCTGGGACAGGAAAACCTAAGTATTTTTGGCCGGGATGGAATCAAACCTTACCAATGCCGGGGCTTAATGGCCGAACAAGTGACTGGACAACAGGAATGCTGTTGGGCGGTGGCTCATCGATAAACGGATTATACTATGGGCGTGGGTCGAACGCCGTGTACTCACGCTGGGAAGAAGTTTCAGGTAGTAGCAATTGGAGTCTCGACAATATTCTGGCAACCTTCAAAGCTCTTGAGAACTACCAAGGACTGACAATCACATCAGAGGCACGAGGAGTCAATGGTCCTGTCAATATACTACAGACACCTACCGTATCGCAGGTAACCTCGCAAGTACTATTGCCCGCTTCACAGGCAGCGTTTCCTGGAATTCCAACTGTGGCGGACTACAATGATCCGAGTGTGGCGAATTGTATAGCCCCTCGTTCTCAGTGGTTTATTGATCCTACAGGTACCAAGCGAGTGAGCAGCGCGACAGCATATTTAAATAGCACGGTAATGACGCCAGAAGGTCAAGGAGTTAATGGACACAAACTGTTTATGCTCTTAGATTCTGTAGCTGTGAAAATAGTATTCGATAAACATGGACGTGCCAAAAAAGTAAAATATATGAAGGACGGTCAACTCTTCGTAGCACGAGCTCGGAAAGCCGTTGTTTTGGCGAGTGGCGTCAACAGTAGCAAGTTGCTACAGCTTTCGGGCATAGGACCGTCGCAAGCGCTAAAGAATGCAGGAATTAAGCCCGTTTTTATCAATGAGAATGTAGGAAAACATCTCCAAAACCATCCGCTCATTTTTATTACGATGCTTGCAGACCCCACAATTAGTGGTATACCACCTGGAGCTCCGTACGCATTTACTATCAATAATGTCTACTTGCCAGCAGTGGGCGGTAGTTCCAGCGACCCACGAATGCTACAGATTTTGTTTGAATACATACCGGCTACCGCACAGACACCTCCGCTATTAGCCATTGGATTTGATCTTTTGAACCCCGTGAGTGAGGGGAGTGTCATAATCCAAAGCGATAATTCATTTCAGATAGCCGCAGCGGATGACGGTTTTTACCAAAATCCTGTAGACCTAGCGAATATGAAGAGTGCCGTCTCGGTCTATATTCGCGCTCTGCTAGATCAATTAAATATCCTGTACCCATTTCCTTCGCCATATTTTAAACCCATTTTAAGTGACCCGATCAATTTAGTCATTCTATCTGGCTATAATGACGCAGTGGTTGAGCAGTACGTGAAAAATAATAGTAATCTTTCACTTGATATACACCACTTTGTATCACACTGTAAAATGGCTCGTTTGGAGGCCGGAGGTGTGGTAGATGGCGACACACGTGTCTATGGCACAAAGAACGTTTTTGTAGCTGACAACTCCATTTGTCCCGTGATACCTGATATTAATACTACAGGACCAGCTATGATGATCGGATTACGGAGTAGCGAAATTCTGAAACATGTCTTGCGCAAATGAAAAATAACAATATGATAATCAACATGAAAAAAAATATTCTGCTGCTTTTAACTTCACTCTTATT is drawn from Parachlamydiales bacterium and contains these coding sequences:
- a CDS encoding GMC family oxidoreductase, with translation MSGNELEADIIVVGGGAAGCVLMSELSENGLFSVIGIEGGPNLTNDPAIEAVGLPAFLLAGTGKPKYFWPGWNQTLPMPGLNGRTSDWTTGMLLGGGSSINGLYYGRGSNAVYSRWEEVSGSSNWSLDNILATFKALENYQGLTITSEARGVNGPVNILQTPTVSQVTSQVLLPASQAAFPGIPTVADYNDPSVANCIAPRSQWFIDPTGTKRVSSATAYLNSTVMTPEGQGVNGHKLFMLLDSVAVKIVFDKHGRAKKVKYMKDGQLFVARARKAVVLASGVNSSKLLQLSGIGPSQALKNAGIKPVFINENVGKHLQNHPLIFITMLADPTISGIPPGAPYAFTINNVYLPAVGGSSSDPRMLQILFEYIPATAQTPPLLAIGFDLLNPVSEGSVIIQSDNSFQIAAADDGFYQNPVDLANMKSAVSVYIRALLDQLNILYPFPSPYFKPILSDPINLVILSGYNDAVVEQYVKNNSNLSLDIHHFVSHCKMARLEAGGVVDGDTRVYGTKNVFVADNSICPVIPDINTTGPAMMIGLRSSEILKHVLRK